In Topomyia yanbarensis strain Yona2022 chromosome 2, ASM3024719v1, whole genome shotgun sequence, one DNA window encodes the following:
- the LOC131679108 gene encoding minor histocompatibility antigen H13-like produces the protein MSEIVEELVQQVQENLTEAANAAATNGTAKTPSTPEGMALAYGTLVTMAMLPIFFGSIRSVKHHKEQTSTFQKTGEKPDTMTSKDAMMFPIMASCALFGLYMFFKIFSKDNINFLLTGYFFFLGVMALSHLLSPVISSLIPAAIPKIPYHLSFSQGPTEGVKGDKKTYLIDYKFTTHDVVCFIISLVIGVWYLMQKHWIANNLLGLAFAVNGVELLHLNNIVTGCILLSGLFVYDIFWVFGTNVMVTVAKSFEAPIKLVFPQDLISNGLAASNFAVLGLGDIVIPGIFIALLLRFDNSLKRKSNLYFYATFTAYFFGLLATIFVMHVFKHAQPALLYLVPACLGTPLLLALLKGDIKKLFAYEDHPEEKPKETKKSEKNSGDESTKTKKEGKKKESKKVK, from the exons ATGTCCGAAATCGTAGAGGAACTCGTCCAGCAAGTGCAGGAGAATCTCACTGAAGCCGCCAACGCGGCAGCAACCAATGGAACGGCAAAGACTCCTTCCACGCCGGAGGGCATGGCGCTGGCGTACGGAACCCTAGTGACAATGGCCATGTTGCCCATTTTCTTTGGGTCGATACGCTCCGTTAAGCACCATAAGGAACAAACG AGCACTTTCCAGAAGACGGGTGAAAAGCCGGACACGATGACTTCCAAAGACGCGATGATGTTTCCGATTATGGCTTCCTGTGCACTGTTTGGACTGTACAtgtttttcaagattttttctaaGGACAACATTAACTTCCTGTTGACTGGCTACTTCTTCTTCCTCGGTGTGATGGCACTGTCTCATCTACTGAGCCCCGTCATAAGTTCTCTGATTCCGGCTGCCATCCCGAAAATCCCGTATCACCTGTCATTTAGTCAAGGACCCACGGAGGGCGTCAAGGGTGACAAGAAGACATATTTGATCGACTACAAATTCACCACCCATGATGTAGTATGCTTTATCATTTCCTTAGTCATCGGAGTTTGGTATTTGATGCAAAAACATTGGATTGCCAACAATTTGCTGGGATTGGCTTTCGCCGTGAACGGAGTAGAACTGCTACACTTGAACAATATAGTAACCGGTTGCATTCTGCTTAGTGGACTGTTCGTGTACGACATCTTTTGGGTGTTCGGAACTAACGTGATGGTCACTGTGGCGAAATCCTTTGAAGCTCCGATCAAACTAGTCTTTCCTCAGGATCTTATTTCTAACGGATTGGCGGCGTCAAACTTTGCCGTCCTCGGATTGGGAGATATTGTTATTCCGGGAATCTTCATAGCCCTGCTGCTACGTTTTGATAACAGCCTAAAGAGAAAGAGCAATCTGTACTTTTACGCAACGTTCACGGCGTACTTTTTCGGTCTCCTGGCGACGATCTTTGTGATGCATGTGTTCAAGCATGCCCAACCAGCGCTGCTCTATCTGGTACCGGCCTGTCTTGGAACTCCGCTGCTGCTGGCGCTGTTGAAGGGCGATATTAAGAAACTGTTTGC TTATGAGGACCATCCGGAAGAGAAACCCAAGGAAACGAAAAAATCGGAAAAGAACTCTGGCGACGAAAGTACCAAGACGAAAAAGGAAGGCAAGAAAAAAGAAtcgaaaaaagtaaaataa